In Homo sapiens chromosome 19 genomic scaffold, GRCh38.p14 alternate locus group ALT_REF_LOCI_9 HSCHR19_4_CTG3_1, the following are encoded in one genomic region:
- the LAIR2 gene encoding leukocyte-associated immunoglobulin-like receptor 2 isoform a precursor (isoform a precursor is encoded by transcript variant 1) produces MSPHLTALLGLVLCLAQTIHTQEGALPRPSISAEPGTVISPGSHVTFMCRGPVGVQTFRLEREDRAKYKDSYNVFRLGPSESEARFHIDSVSEGNAGLYRCLYYKPPGWSEHSDFLELLVKESSGGPDSPDTEPGSSAGTVPGTEASGFDAP; encoded by the exons ATGTCTCCACACCTCACTGCTCTCCTGGGCCTAG TGCTCTGCCTGGCCCAGACCATCCACACGCAGGAGG GGGCCCTTCCCAGACCCTCCATCTCggctgagccaggcactgtgatcTCCCCGGGGAGCCATGTGACTTTCATGTGCCGGGGCCCGGTTGGGGTTCAAACATTCCGCCTGGAGAGGGAGGATAGAGCCAAGTACAAAGATAGTTATAATGTGTTTCGACTTGGTCCATCTGAGTCAGAGGCCAGATTCCACATTGACTCAGTAAGTGAAGGAAATGCCGGGCTTTATCGCTGCCTCTATTATAAGCCCCCTGGATGGTCTGAGCACAGTGACTTCCTGGAGCTGCTGGTGAAAG AAAGCTCTGGAGGCCCGGACTCCCCGGACACAGAGCCCGGCTCCTCAGCTG ggactgtgccaggcactgaagcCTCCGGATTTGATGCACCATGA
- the LAIR2 gene encoding leukocyte-associated immunoglobulin-like receptor 2 isoform b precursor (isoform b precursor is encoded by transcript variant 2), protein MSPHLTALLGLVLCLAQTIHTQEGALPRPSISAEPGTVISPGSHVTFMCRGPVGVQTFRLEREDRAKYKDSYNVFRLGPSESEARFHIDSVSEGNAGLYRCLYYKPPGWSEHSDFLELLVKGTVPGTEASGFDAP, encoded by the exons ATGTCTCCACACCTCACTGCTCTCCTGGGCCTAG TGCTCTGCCTGGCCCAGACCATCCACACGCAGGAGG GGGCCCTTCCCAGACCCTCCATCTCggctgagccaggcactgtgatcTCCCCGGGGAGCCATGTGACTTTCATGTGCCGGGGCCCGGTTGGGGTTCAAACATTCCGCCTGGAGAGGGAGGATAGAGCCAAGTACAAAGATAGTTATAATGTGTTTCGACTTGGTCCATCTGAGTCAGAGGCCAGATTCCACATTGACTCAGTAAGTGAAGGAAATGCCGGGCTTTATCGCTGCCTCTATTATAAGCCCCCTGGATGGTCTGAGCACAGTGACTTCCTGGAGCTGCTGGTGAAAG ggactgtgccaggcactgaagcCTCCGGATTTGATGCACCATGA
- the LAIR2 gene encoding leukocyte-associated immunoglobulin-like receptor 2 isoform X1, whose protein sequence is MSPHLTALLGLGALPRPSISAEPGTVISPGSHVTFMCRGPVGVQTFRLEREDRAKYKDSYNVFRLGPSESEARFHIDSVSEGNAGLYRCLYYKPPGWSEHSDFLELLVKESSGGPDSPDTEPGSSAGTVPGTEASGFDAP, encoded by the exons ATGTCTCCACACCTCACTGCTCTCCTGGGCCTAG GGGCCCTTCCCAGACCCTCCATCTCggctgagccaggcactgtgatcTCCCCGGGGAGCCATGTGACTTTCATGTGCCGGGGCCCGGTTGGGGTTCAAACATTCCGCCTGGAGAGGGAGGATAGAGCCAAGTACAAAGATAGTTATAATGTGTTTCGACTTGGTCCATCTGAGTCAGAGGCCAGATTCCACATTGACTCAGTAAGTGAAGGAAATGCCGGGCTTTATCGCTGCCTCTATTATAAGCCCCCTGGATGGTCTGAGCACAGTGACTTCCTGGAGCTGCTGGTGAAAG AAAGCTCTGGAGGCCCGGACTCCCCGGACACAGAGCCCGGCTCCTCAGCTG ggactgtgccaggcactgaagcCTCCGGATTTGATGCACCATGA